One region of Catenuloplanes indicus genomic DNA includes:
- a CDS encoding DUF3515 family protein, whose product MPAEKDRTTRTAALWATAVAVPAALAVGIIAVSSLPSATPSATPASGAPQPASTVPVEMAAPALDDDETVACRALTSQLPVTVRNLAQRPVSAGPEQNVAYGDPAITVACGGEQPSFLATDLVYPLNKVCWHATETPDASIWTTVDRRVPVTVTIPKSYDSPGQWTTEFSTTVLSTLLSREDVPTGCRS is encoded by the coding sequence ATGCCCGCCGAGAAGGATCGCACCACCCGTACGGCGGCGCTGTGGGCCACCGCGGTCGCGGTGCCCGCGGCGCTCGCCGTCGGCATCATCGCCGTCTCGTCGCTGCCCTCCGCCACACCGTCCGCGACCCCGGCGTCCGGTGCGCCGCAACCGGCGTCGACCGTGCCGGTGGAGATGGCCGCGCCCGCGCTGGACGACGACGAGACCGTCGCCTGCCGCGCGCTGACCTCGCAACTGCCGGTGACGGTGCGCAACCTGGCACAGCGGCCGGTCTCGGCCGGCCCGGAGCAGAACGTGGCCTACGGCGACCCGGCGATCACCGTCGCGTGCGGCGGCGAACAGCCGTCGTTCCTGGCCACGGACCTGGTCTACCCGCTGAACAAGGTCTGCTGGCACGCCACCGAGACACCGGACGCCTCGATCTGGACCACCGTGGACCGCCGCGTTCCGGTGACCGTGACGATCCCGAAGAGCTACGACTCGCCCGGCCAGTGGACGACTGAGTTCTCCACGACCGTGCTTTCCACGCTGCTCTCCCGTGAGGACGTCCCGACCGGTTGCCGATCCTGA
- a CDS encoding Lrp/AsnC ligand binding domain-containing protein — protein MVQAYILIQTEVGRARDVAAQISNISGVIRVDAVVGPYDVVVLTEATTVDELGKIVVSKVQLVPGITRTVTCSVVRL, from the coding sequence GTGGTCCAGGCGTACATCCTCATCCAGACGGAGGTCGGACGCGCGCGTGACGTGGCCGCGCAGATCAGCAACATATCCGGCGTCATCAGGGTCGACGCGGTCGTGGGCCCCTACGACGTGGTGGTGCTCACAGAGGCCACCACGGTGGACGAACTAGGAAAGATCGTCGTGAGCAAGGTCCAGCTGGTCCCGGGCATCACCCGCACCGTCACCTGCTCGGTGGTGCGGCTCTAG